One Acanthopagrus latus isolate v.2019 chromosome 12, fAcaLat1.1, whole genome shotgun sequence genomic region harbors:
- the LOC119029689 gene encoding uncharacterized protein LOC119029689 isoform X2, whose product MATGKTKGSVKYEDIISKSRLVRSGSPAVYQLRPKKEEIGSLRRMTLGEKDLNKTNRTILLVGETGTGKSALINTLVNYTMGVKWEDDVWFQIVEEEKRNQSESQTSDVFVYQIFGFEGKTLPYSLTIIDTPGYGDTRGTEHDAAVSERLLDWFRSDDGVHEINAVGLVLKATENRLDDRLMYIFDSVVSLFGKDMEQNIVALITHSSGTTYKNALKALEAANIKCAKDENNQLVHFLFDNCQHEDRTEDTEELQHAFTKTTKGLKKFTEFLHKTRSQKLKTTVEVLKSRIRLTACIQNLKERIQLTELKQREIQQTQEALKKHEEEMKKDEEFTVEVDEAYKEKLAIKAGRRWWLLFSNGATCCTVCEENCHYPCTLAWYPKHCEVMKDGRCTSCTRKCPVSDHVKEDWIYVTKARRVKKTLQDLKGTYEKQKSECDKKTSLLEKLQEEMKELEKDKDQMFDKFFQHVVNLEQIALKVDSLSTLVHLDFLIEKMKEKRDTEKIQKLEEMKRQMEEDKGLVAALQYGFNKLTSAFKGAKTK is encoded by the coding sequence gaaaacaaaaggctcagTGAAATACGAGGACATCATCTCTAAGAGTCGTCTTGTCCGTTCAGGATCTCCTGCTGTCTACCAGCTGAGACCAAAGAAAGAGGAGATTGGATCTCTAAGAAGAATGACTCTTGGTGAAAAAGATctgaacaagacaaacagaaccATCTTACTTGTTGgagaaacaggaacaggaaaatCTGCTCTGATCAACACTCTGGTCAACTACACCATGGGAGTGAAGTGGGAGGATGATGTCTGGTTTCAGATtgtagaggaggagaagagaaaccaatcagagagtcagacatcagatgtgtttgtgtaccagATCTTTGGATTTGAAGGTAAAACTCTGCCCTACTCTCTGACCATCATCGACACTCCTGGATACGGAGATACCAGAGGGACTGAACATGATGCTGCAGTCAGTGAGAGATTATTAGACTGGTTCCGCTCAGATGATGGAGTTCATGAGATTAATGCAGTGGGTCTGGTGCTGAAAGCAACTGAGAATCGACTGGATGATCGACTGATGTACATCTTTGATTCAGTGGTGTCTCTGTTTGGTAAAGACATGGAGCAGAACATCGTCGCCCTCATCACACACTCAAGTGGTACGACGTATAAAAACGCTCTGAAAGCTCTCGAGGCTGCAAACATTAAATGTGCCAAAGACGAAAATAATCAGCtggttcacttcctgtttgataaCTGCCAGCATGaagacaggacagaggacacagaagaGCTTCAACatgcatttacaaaaacaactaaaGGACTGAAGAAGTTCACAGAGTTTCTGCACAAAACAAGATcacaaaagctgaaaacaactgTGGAGGTTCTGAAGTCACGAATCAGACTGACAGCCTGCATCCAAAACCTGAAAGAGAGGATTCAGTTAACTGAactaaaacagagagaaatccaACAGACCCAGGAAGCTCTGAagaaacatgaagaagagatgaagaaagatgaGGAGTTCACTGTAGAAGTTGATGAGGCCTACAAAGAGAAACTAGCTATCAAAgctgggaggaggtggtggttgttgttttctAATGGAGCGACCTGCTGTACAGTCTGTGAGGAGAACTGTCACTATCCATGCACACTGGCCTGGTATCCAAAACACTGTGAGGTCATGAAAGATGGCCGCTGCACTTCATGTACCAGGAAGTGTCCTGTGTCAGATCATGTGAAAGAAGACTGGATCTATGTGACCAAGGCAAGAAGAGTTAAAAAGACCCTGCAAGATCTGAAAGGGACGTATGAAAAGCAGAAATCAGAGTGTGACAAGAAAACAAGTCTTTTGGAAAAACTacaggaggaaatgaaagaactTGAGAAAGATAAAGATCAGATGTTCGATAAATTCTTCCAGCATGTTGTCAATCTGGAGCAGATCGCTCTGAAAGTTGATTCACTGTCCACTCTGGTCCACTTGGACTTCCTGAttgagaagatgaaggagaaaagagacacagagaagatccagaaactggaggagatgaagagacaaATGGAGGAAGATAAAGGATTAGTAGCAGCGCTGCAGTACGGCTTTAATAAACTAACATCAGCATTTAAAGGAGCAAAAACTAAGTGA
- the LOC119029689 gene encoding uncharacterized protein LOC119029689 isoform X1, with product MASTEEKGNSMEHPPTITHPPPVSATETPTPDVTMATGKTKGSVKYEDIISKSRLVRSGSPAVYQLRPKKEEIGSLRRMTLGEKDLNKTNRTILLVGETGTGKSALINTLVNYTMGVKWEDDVWFQIVEEEKRNQSESQTSDVFVYQIFGFEGKTLPYSLTIIDTPGYGDTRGTEHDAAVSERLLDWFRSDDGVHEINAVGLVLKATENRLDDRLMYIFDSVVSLFGKDMEQNIVALITHSSGTTYKNALKALEAANIKCAKDENNQLVHFLFDNCQHEDRTEDTEELQHAFTKTTKGLKKFTEFLHKTRSQKLKTTVEVLKSRIRLTACIQNLKERIQLTELKQREIQQTQEALKKHEEEMKKDEEFTVEVDEAYKEKLAIKAGRRWWLLFSNGATCCTVCEENCHYPCTLAWYPKHCEVMKDGRCTSCTRKCPVSDHVKEDWIYVTKARRVKKTLQDLKGTYEKQKSECDKKTSLLEKLQEEMKELEKDKDQMFDKFFQHVVNLEQIALKVDSLSTLVHLDFLIEKMKEKRDTEKIQKLEEMKRQMEEDKGLVAALQYGFNKLTSAFKGAKTK from the coding sequence gaaaacaaaaggctcagTGAAATACGAGGACATCATCTCTAAGAGTCGTCTTGTCCGTTCAGGATCTCCTGCTGTCTACCAGCTGAGACCAAAGAAAGAGGAGATTGGATCTCTAAGAAGAATGACTCTTGGTGAAAAAGATctgaacaagacaaacagaaccATCTTACTTGTTGgagaaacaggaacaggaaaatCTGCTCTGATCAACACTCTGGTCAACTACACCATGGGAGTGAAGTGGGAGGATGATGTCTGGTTTCAGATtgtagaggaggagaagagaaaccaatcagagagtcagacatcagatgtgtttgtgtaccagATCTTTGGATTTGAAGGTAAAACTCTGCCCTACTCTCTGACCATCATCGACACTCCTGGATACGGAGATACCAGAGGGACTGAACATGATGCTGCAGTCAGTGAGAGATTATTAGACTGGTTCCGCTCAGATGATGGAGTTCATGAGATTAATGCAGTGGGTCTGGTGCTGAAAGCAACTGAGAATCGACTGGATGATCGACTGATGTACATCTTTGATTCAGTGGTGTCTCTGTTTGGTAAAGACATGGAGCAGAACATCGTCGCCCTCATCACACACTCAAGTGGTACGACGTATAAAAACGCTCTGAAAGCTCTCGAGGCTGCAAACATTAAATGTGCCAAAGACGAAAATAATCAGCtggttcacttcctgtttgataaCTGCCAGCATGaagacaggacagaggacacagaagaGCTTCAACatgcatttacaaaaacaactaaaGGACTGAAGAAGTTCACAGAGTTTCTGCACAAAACAAGATcacaaaagctgaaaacaactgTGGAGGTTCTGAAGTCACGAATCAGACTGACAGCCTGCATCCAAAACCTGAAAGAGAGGATTCAGTTAACTGAactaaaacagagagaaatccaACAGACCCAGGAAGCTCTGAagaaacatgaagaagagatgaagaaagatgaGGAGTTCACTGTAGAAGTTGATGAGGCCTACAAAGAGAAACTAGCTATCAAAgctgggaggaggtggtggttgttgttttctAATGGAGCGACCTGCTGTACAGTCTGTGAGGAGAACTGTCACTATCCATGCACACTGGCCTGGTATCCAAAACACTGTGAGGTCATGAAAGATGGCCGCTGCACTTCATGTACCAGGAAGTGTCCTGTGTCAGATCATGTGAAAGAAGACTGGATCTATGTGACCAAGGCAAGAAGAGTTAAAAAGACCCTGCAAGATCTGAAAGGGACGTATGAAAAGCAGAAATCAGAGTGTGACAAGAAAACAAGTCTTTTGGAAAAACTacaggaggaaatgaaagaactTGAGAAAGATAAAGATCAGATGTTCGATAAATTCTTCCAGCATGTTGTCAATCTGGAGCAGATCGCTCTGAAAGTTGATTCACTGTCCACTCTGGTCCACTTGGACTTCCTGAttgagaagatgaaggagaaaagagacacagagaagatccagaaactggaggagatgaagagacaaATGGAGGAAGATAAAGGATTAGTAGCAGCGCTGCAGTACGGCTTTAATAAACTAACATCAGCATTTAAAGGAGCAAAAACTAAGTGA